The proteins below are encoded in one region of Segatella copri:
- a CDS encoding toxin-antitoxin system YwqK family antitoxin — translation MKRMILFSLMALMTIAAFGRKHVENATVVADTIFYAENMSNVTSADQASYYRLLMTTGSGLNKKDVFQDFYMNGNLRAEGGYSFIDLGNDRNTIFNGEVTTYYKNGKEKWHGNYVNGKREGYFTLQLREGGVAVVQFKNGKSVHDYFMVTYKDGSSEKRNLSELKQFM, via the coding sequence ATGAAACGAATGATATTATTCTCATTGATGGCTTTGATGACCATAGCAGCTTTCGGTCGTAAGCACGTAGAGAATGCAACAGTTGTAGCTGACACTATTTTCTATGCAGAAAATATGAGCAATGTAACCAGTGCAGATCAGGCTAGTTATTACAGACTGCTGATGACTACTGGTTCAGGCCTTAACAAGAAGGACGTTTTCCAGGACTTCTACATGAACGGTAATCTCCGTGCTGAAGGTGGTTATAGTTTTATTGACCTCGGCAACGATCGCAATACTATCTTTAATGGTGAGGTTACTACCTATTATAAGAATGGTAAGGAGAAGTGGCATGGCAACTATGTCAATGGTAAGCGCGAAGGCTACTTCACACTCCAGCTCCGTGAAGGCGGTGTAGCTGTCGTTCAGTTCAAGAATGGCAAGTCTGTTCACGATTACTTCATGGTAACTTACAAGGACGGTTCTTCTGAGAAGAGAAATCTCTCTGAGTTGAAGCAGTTCATGTAA
- a CDS encoding tetratricopeptide repeat protein: MVVLAFAMTIAGCSTQKNTAKSRWWHAFNARYNTYYNGTVAYIEGSLEKENGNKDNYSEMIPYYTVGNKNSRELGKSNYDRAIEKCEKAIHQHSIKRRPVWDKKRRKTAKDLEWLHRREYNPFLWKAWMLLGRSQFFEGDFQSAAATFAYMSRLYATQPGIYGKARAWLAKSYLESGWIYDAEDVIRNIERDSIHWRAQKEWDKTYALYYLKTGRYQEAVPYLRKAIGYEMRRKQKARLWYLMGQVEAQQGHAQNAYRAFKHVIRLNPPYELEFNARISMTEVLATNNSRKMVSKLKRMAASDKNQEYLDQVYYAIGNIHLNQGDTLQAIAAYEKGAAKSSRNGVEKGVLLLHLGNVYWQCHRYGDAKRCYDAAIGLLDQDRKDYKQLSDHSKVLDELVPYTDAIHLQDSLQSLARMSETERNVAIDKVIEALKKQEKEEKRRLADQELAEKQDNQSAGRNNGNGYNSRNNRNQGNSNASSGFGNGAMGNGGFGNSNTWYFYSQSAVAQGKQQFERLWGKRKNIDNWRRSNQTVVADAKGVEEMTDEQRDSLLNEAQKKDLEKEKEKNLSAEEDPHQRAYYLAQIPLTEEKMAESNQILDDGLLHAGIILKDKLNDLDESEHMLQRLVKKNAAYEHLDDAYYHLYLLYNIRKQPAIASRYLDLLKANYPESQWTALLTSPYYEEDAKMGIHLEDSLYAATYDAFKANLYNKVVHNRAISDKRYPEGANRDKFLFIGGLTQLHEGNIQACLDDMQQVVEKYPNSRLSEMAGMILNGVKAGRQLKGGTFDLSNVWSRRNAVLNDDVKSKAKVFSIERNEPFVFMLAYVPDSVNENQLLFEMAKYNFTSYLVRNFDLVIDEQNGLHRMQVKGFRNYDEARQYANDIYQHQAITQLLSKGARGIVISEPNLLLLGTSLSYDDYTLFYTQHLAPLKISKDPLLEEPEEIIQQEKTDDSEENEEETGTAESGITGEIETGTTGTFDNGTTGTFSNGTTGTQGTDADIKEEKAPNTTFDNDDSLDLDSEEYDLDGF, translated from the coding sequence ATGGTTGTCCTTGCCTTTGCAATGACCATAGCAGGATGCTCTACGCAGAAGAATACGGCGAAGAGCAGATGGTGGCATGCCTTCAACGCCCGATACAACACCTATTATAATGGTACCGTAGCCTATATAGAAGGCTCGCTCGAAAAGGAAAACGGAAATAAGGACAATTACTCTGAAATGATTCCTTATTATACTGTAGGCAACAAGAACAGCCGCGAACTGGGCAAGTCGAACTACGACCGCGCCATCGAGAAATGCGAGAAAGCCATTCACCAGCATAGCATCAAGCGTCGCCCGGTATGGGACAAGAAACGCCGCAAGACTGCCAAAGACCTGGAATGGCTGCATCGCCGTGAATATAATCCGTTCCTTTGGAAGGCATGGATGCTGCTGGGCCGTTCCCAGTTTTTTGAAGGCGATTTCCAGTCGGCAGCAGCTACTTTCGCCTATATGAGCCGTCTCTACGCCACCCAACCCGGCATTTACGGCAAGGCACGTGCCTGGCTCGCCAAGAGTTATCTGGAATCGGGATGGATATACGATGCCGAAGATGTAATCCGTAATATCGAGCGCGATTCCATCCACTGGCGTGCCCAGAAGGAATGGGACAAGACCTATGCCCTCTACTATCTGAAGACCGGACGCTATCAGGAGGCCGTTCCGTATCTCCGCAAAGCCATCGGCTATGAGATGCGACGCAAGCAGAAAGCCCGCCTCTGGTATCTGATGGGACAGGTAGAAGCACAACAGGGACATGCCCAGAATGCCTACCGTGCCTTCAAGCATGTCATCCGTCTCAATCCGCCTTACGAACTGGAGTTTAATGCCCGCATCTCCATGACCGAGGTACTGGCAACCAACAACTCCCGGAAGATGGTGTCCAAATTGAAGCGAATGGCAGCGAGCGACAAGAATCAGGAATATCTCGACCAGGTTTATTATGCCATTGGTAACATACATCTCAACCAGGGCGATACCCTTCAGGCTATTGCTGCATACGAAAAGGGTGCCGCGAAATCAAGCCGAAACGGAGTAGAGAAAGGTGTATTGCTGCTGCATCTGGGCAATGTATACTGGCAATGCCACCGATATGGCGATGCCAAGCGTTGCTATGATGCAGCCATCGGACTCCTAGACCAGGACCGTAAAGACTACAAACAGCTCTCCGACCATTCGAAGGTTCTCGATGAACTGGTGCCTTATACCGACGCCATCCATCTGCAGGACTCCCTGCAATCACTCGCCCGCATGAGCGAAACAGAACGGAATGTCGCCATTGACAAGGTGATAGAAGCCCTGAAAAAGCAGGAAAAGGAAGAAAAGAGAAGACTTGCCGATCAGGAACTGGCAGAAAAACAAGACAACCAAAGTGCCGGCAGAAACAACGGCAATGGTTATAACAGCAGAAATAACAGGAATCAGGGAAACAGCAATGCCTCATCCGGCTTCGGAAACGGAGCCATGGGCAACGGCGGTTTCGGCAACAGCAATACCTGGTATTTCTACTCCCAATCTGCCGTAGCCCAAGGCAAACAGCAGTTTGAACGCCTCTGGGGTAAGAGAAAGAACATAGACAACTGGCGACGGAGCAACCAGACCGTAGTGGCCGATGCCAAAGGTGTAGAAGAAATGACCGACGAGCAGCGCGATTCACTCCTCAACGAGGCACAGAAGAAAGACCTTGAGAAGGAGAAAGAGAAGAACTTGAGTGCAGAAGAAGATCCGCATCAGCGTGCCTACTATCTCGCTCAGATTCCGCTCACCGAAGAGAAGATGGCAGAAAGCAATCAGATTCTGGACGACGGTCTGCTGCATGCCGGCATCATCCTGAAAGATAAACTCAATGATCTGGACGAAAGCGAACACATGCTGCAGCGACTGGTAAAGAAGAACGCAGCATACGAACATCTCGATGATGCCTACTATCACCTCTACCTGCTCTACAACATCAGGAAGCAGCCAGCCATCGCCAGCCGCTATCTCGACCTGTTGAAAGCGAATTATCCGGAGAGTCAATGGACCGCCCTGCTCACCTCTCCTTATTATGAGGAAGATGCGAAGATGGGCATTCATCTCGAAGACTCGCTCTATGCTGCCACCTACGATGCCTTCAAGGCTAACCTATATAATAAGGTGGTACACAACAGGGCTATCTCTGACAAGCGCTATCCTGAAGGAGCCAACCGCGACAAGTTCCTCTTTATCGGCGGACTCACCCAGCTCCACGAGGGTAATATCCAGGCTTGTCTCGATGATATGCAGCAGGTGGTAGAGAAATATCCGAACAGCCGACTCAGCGAAATGGCGGGAATGATTCTCAACGGAGTGAAAGCCGGCAGACAGCTCAAGGGCGGCACATTCGACCTGAGCAATGTATGGTCGCGCCGCAACGCCGTACTCAATGATGATGTCAAATCCAAAGCAAAGGTATTCAGCATTGAGCGCAACGAGCCGTTCGTCTTCATGCTCGCCTACGTTCCCGATTCTGTGAACGAGAACCAGTTGCTCTTCGAGATGGCGAAATATAATTTCACCTCCTATCTCGTGCGTAATTTCGACCTCGTCATTGACGAGCAGAATGGTCTGCACCGCATGCAGGTAAAGGGATTCCGCAATTACGATGAAGCACGCCAGTATGCTAACGACATCTACCAGCATCAGGCCATCACCCAGCTCCTCTCAAAGGGAGCCCGCGGCATCGTCATCAGCGAACCAAACCTCCTGCTGCTGGGCACCAGTCTGAGCTACGATGACTATACCCTCTTCTATACCCAGCATCTGGCACCGCTGAAAATCAGCAAGGACCCACTGCTTGAAGAACCGGAGGAAATCATCCAGCAGGAAAAGACTGATGATTCAGAAGAAAATGAAGAAGAAACCGGAACTGCCGAAAGCGGAATAACCGGTGAAATAGAAACCGGAACTACCGGAACATTCGATAATGGTACGACCGGAACTTTCAGTAACGGAACTACCGGGACCCAGGGAACCGATGCGGATATAAAGGAAGAAAAAGCACCAAATACAACTTTCGACAACGACGACAGTCTGGATTTGGACAGCGAAGAATATGATTTAGATGGATTTTAA
- a CDS encoding exodeoxyribonuclease III, producing the protein MKFISWNVNGLRACVGKDFENQFKELDADFFCLQETKMQEGQLDLQFEGYESYWNYAEKKGYSGTAIYTKHKPLNVSYGMGVEEHDHEGRIITLEYDQFYLVTCYTPNSQTELKRLDYRMTWEDDFRKFLKSLDAKKPVIICGDLNVAHEEIDIKNPKTNRRNAGFTDEEREKMTVLLNDGFTDSFRYLHPDEVTYSWWSYRFKAREKNAGWRIDYFLVSDRIKEQITEAKIHTEIMGSDHCPVEVDLTF; encoded by the coding sequence ATGAAGTTTATATCTTGGAATGTAAATGGCCTGCGCGCTTGCGTAGGCAAGGACTTCGAGAACCAGTTTAAGGAGCTCGATGCCGACTTCTTCTGCCTGCAGGAAACAAAGATGCAGGAGGGACAGCTCGACCTTCAGTTCGAGGGCTACGAGAGTTATTGGAACTACGCTGAGAAAAAAGGATACTCTGGTACAGCCATTTATACCAAGCACAAGCCATTAAACGTAAGTTATGGCATGGGCGTAGAGGAACATGATCATGAAGGCAGAATCATCACGCTGGAATATGACCAGTTCTATCTCGTTACCTGCTACACCCCAAATTCTCAGACAGAGCTCAAGCGTCTGGATTATCGCATGACTTGGGAAGACGATTTCCGCAAGTTCCTGAAATCTCTTGACGCCAAGAAACCTGTTATCATCTGCGGCGATCTGAATGTAGCACACGAAGAGATAGATATCAAGAATCCGAAGACCAACCGCCGCAATGCCGGTTTCACCGATGAGGAGCGCGAAAAGATGACCGTTCTTCTGAATGATGGCTTCACCGACAGCTTCCGTTATCTCCACCCTGATGAGGTAACCTATTCGTGGTGGTCATACCGTTTCAAGGCGCGCGAGAAGAATGCCGGTTGGCGTATCGACTACTTCCTTGTCTCCGACCGTATCAAGGAACAGATTACAGAAGCTAAAATCCATACTGAAATCATGGGCAGCGACCATTGCCCGGTAGAAGTAGATTTAACGTTCTAA
- a CDS encoding metal ABC transporter permease, whose translation MDILQYTFFQNALIGALLASILCGFVGTYIVTRRLVFISGGITHASFGGIGIGVFAGINPILSAMVFAILSAFGVQWVSRKKDVRKDSAIAMFWTLGMSVGIICCFLTPGFMPDLPSFLFGSILAIDSTDLWLLAGLTLFVALLFTFLLRPIQTIAFDSTFAKSQHLPVTAIEYMMMTLIAMTIVATIKMVGIVLAISLLTIPQMTANLFTYSYKRMIGASIVIGCIDCIVGLYASYLLNVPSGATIIFVSIILFAAARILAARKH comes from the coding sequence ATGGATATACTGCAATATACATTTTTTCAGAACGCGCTGATTGGCGCCCTACTGGCAAGCATCCTGTGCGGCTTTGTAGGCACCTACATCGTCACACGCCGGCTGGTTTTCATCAGCGGTGGCATTACGCATGCCTCTTTTGGCGGCATCGGTATCGGCGTATTTGCAGGCATCAACCCCATACTCTCTGCCATGGTATTCGCCATTTTGAGTGCCTTTGGCGTGCAATGGGTATCACGGAAGAAAGATGTGCGCAAAGACTCTGCCATCGCCATGTTCTGGACCCTTGGCATGAGCGTGGGCATCATCTGCTGCTTCCTTACTCCTGGCTTCATGCCCGACCTGCCCTCTTTCCTCTTCGGAAGTATACTTGCCATCGACAGCACAGACCTCTGGCTACTGGCAGGTCTTACCCTGTTTGTTGCATTGCTGTTCACCTTTCTGCTGCGTCCTATCCAGACCATCGCATTCGACAGCACCTTTGCCAAATCGCAACATCTGCCGGTTACAGCGATAGAATATATGATGATGACACTCATCGCCATGACCATCGTGGCAACCATCAAGATGGTGGGCATCGTACTTGCCATCAGTCTGCTCACCATACCACAGATGACAGCCAACCTCTTCACCTACAGCTACAAGCGCATGATAGGAGCCAGCATCGTGATAGGCTGCATCGACTGCATCGTAGGCCTCTATGCCAGTTATCTGCTCAATGTGCCATCAGGTGCAACCATCATCTTCGTCAGCATCATCCTGTTTGCAGCAGCACGGATACTGGCAGCCAGAAAGCACTAA
- the folE gene encoding GTP cyclohydrolase I FolE has translation MNPETEFREGLDELAEHYTEVLKLLGENPEREGLVKTPMRVAKAMQILTRGYTQDAHKVLTDALFEEKYNQMVIVKDIDFFSMCEHHMLPFYGKVHVAYIPNGKITGLSKIARVVDIYSHRLQVQERLTQQIKDCIQETLNPQGVMVVIEAKHMCMQMRGVEKQNSITTTSDYSGVFNSLNTRQEFMSLLRGESKRI, from the coding sequence ATGAATCCAGAAACAGAATTTCGCGAGGGATTGGACGAACTCGCAGAACACTATACAGAAGTATTAAAGCTCTTGGGAGAAAACCCTGAACGTGAAGGACTTGTAAAAACACCGATGCGAGTAGCCAAGGCTATGCAGATACTGACTCGCGGCTATACACAGGATGCACACAAGGTATTGACCGATGCCCTCTTCGAAGAGAAATACAACCAGATGGTCATCGTGAAAGATATTGATTTCTTCTCGATGTGCGAGCACCACATGCTTCCTTTCTATGGCAAGGTGCATGTTGCCTATATCCCGAACGGCAAGATTACCGGTCTGAGCAAGATAGCACGTGTGGTAGATATCTACAGCCATCGCCTCCAGGTACAGGAGCGTCTTACCCAGCAGATTAAAGACTGCATTCAGGAGACATTGAATCCGCAGGGCGTGATGGTAGTGATAGAAGCCAAGCACATGTGCATGCAGATGCGAGGTGTAGAGAAACAGAATTCCATAACCACCACCAGCGACTACAGCGGAGTCTTCAATTCCCTGAACACCCGCCAGGAGTTTATGAGTCTGCTGAGAGGAGAAAGTAAAAGAATCTAA
- a CDS encoding 3-phosphoshikimate 1-carboxyvinyltransferase, with protein MKYTIKAPRQLNASINLPASKSISNRALVINAMAGCKLQPHNLSDCDDTEVIIAALRDMPDVINIKAAGTAMRFMTAYLSATPGEHTITGTERMQNRPIAILVDALRYLGADIQYEKKEGYPPLHIVGKPLEGGHLEVVGNISSQYISALLMIGPILKNGLELKLTGEIASRPYIDLTLWTMQNFGASAEWTDVDTITVKPQPYSCVADYTIENDWSASSYWYEMMALNGNPDSEVRLEGLFDNSKQGDSVVKYIFSLLGVKSEFENRDVLSPVKLKVQRCLLPRFDYDFSGSPDLAQTIVVACCALGVKFKFTGLASLKIKETDRIEALKKELKKVGYVIYDENDNTLIWDGETCEPSFEPIDTYEDHRMALAFAPLAFKFPQIEINNPEVVSKSYPHYWEDLKKVGFEISEE; from the coding sequence ATGAAATATACAATCAAGGCTCCACGCCAACTCAATGCAAGTATCAACTTGCCAGCTTCCAAGAGTATCAGCAACCGTGCATTGGTAATCAATGCCATGGCGGGATGCAAGTTGCAGCCCCACAACCTGAGCGATTGCGATGATACAGAAGTCATCATTGCGGCACTGCGCGATATGCCTGATGTCATCAACATCAAGGCTGCCGGTACCGCCATGCGCTTTATGACCGCCTATCTTTCAGCTACACCGGGCGAGCATACCATCACAGGTACCGAGCGCATGCAGAACCGCCCTATTGCTATCCTGGTAGATGCCCTGCGCTACCTCGGAGCTGATATACAGTATGAAAAGAAAGAGGGCTATCCTCCACTCCACATCGTAGGTAAGCCATTGGAAGGCGGACATCTCGAAGTGGTGGGAAACATCAGTTCGCAGTATATCTCGGCACTGCTGATGATTGGTCCTATCCTGAAAAACGGTCTGGAACTGAAACTGACGGGCGAGATTGCATCCCGTCCTTACATCGACCTCACGCTGTGGACGATGCAGAACTTCGGAGCCAGTGCCGAATGGACCGATGTGGATACCATCACCGTAAAGCCACAACCTTACAGCTGCGTAGCCGACTACACCATCGAGAATGACTGGAGCGCTTCTTCTTACTGGTATGAAATGATGGCGCTGAACGGAAACCCTGATTCTGAGGTAAGACTTGAAGGCTTGTTCGACAATTCCAAGCAGGGCGATTCAGTCGTGAAATACATCTTCAGTCTGCTGGGCGTGAAATCAGAATTTGAGAACCGTGATGTTCTTTCTCCTGTCAAGTTGAAAGTCCAGCGCTGTCTCTTGCCTCGTTTCGACTACGATTTCAGCGGTTCTCCAGACCTAGCACAGACTATCGTTGTAGCCTGCTGTGCCCTGGGCGTAAAGTTTAAGTTCACCGGCCTTGCCAGTCTCAAGATCAAGGAGACCGACCGCATCGAGGCATTGAAGAAGGAGCTGAAGAAGGTGGGTTACGTGATTTATGACGAGAACGATAACACGCTGATTTGGGATGGCGAGACCTGCGAGCCTAGTTTCGAGCCTATCGACACCTACGAGGACCATCGCATGGCACTTGCCTTCGCCCCTCTTGCCTTCAAGTTCCCTCAGATAGAAATCAACAATCCTGAGGTGGTGAGCAAATCCTATCCTCATTATTGGGAAGACCTGAAAAAGGTGGGATTTGAAATAAGTGAAGAGTGA
- a CDS encoding zinc-dependent metalloproteinase lipoprotein → MRKILYFMIALTVLSFASCKDTEGSIGDPIISHGQDRDTDIITGDDYVYHLPVIFHVFYSNTTQYIKYTRLKEILSNVNELYQGDVYNYQMDTIPSENLHILFELAEKDESGKRLSTPGVEYIKVSEPEFDCESFMKDKKYVQYCWDQNNYINVMVYAFKKTDENSTTLGISHLPYQVGGYPQIDGLSNGKNYPLSKPGKFPYCVSLNSIYVGRENEGTRYTTDKNHKGYTYNTADPNATLAHELGHYLGLFHSFSEKTVKDKSEAADDDDDSDYCDDTPSYNRIAYGKWLTEYVSKAQAIKKDTTLSMKELAKRTNSKGEKWQADNLMDYSICYSMRFTPEQANRIRQVLYYSPLIPGPKKIRPRTRAWDEMPETEDDLPIRYAKEKAVSIKDIRILKAEK, encoded by the coding sequence ATGAGAAAAATTCTTTATTTCATGATCGCCCTCACCGTCCTCAGCTTTGCATCATGCAAGGATACCGAAGGCTCTATCGGCGACCCTATCATATCCCACGGACAAGACCGTGACACAGATATCATTACAGGCGATGATTATGTTTATCATCTGCCTGTCATCTTCCATGTCTTCTACAGTAACACCACGCAATACATCAAATATACCCGCCTCAAGGAGATTCTCTCCAATGTGAACGAACTTTACCAGGGCGATGTCTACAACTATCAGATGGATACCATCCCGAGCGAGAACCTGCATATTCTGTTCGAACTGGCTGAGAAGGATGAGAGCGGCAAGAGACTCAGTACACCGGGTGTGGAATATATCAAGGTTTCAGAACCGGAGTTCGACTGCGAGAGCTTCATGAAGGACAAGAAGTATGTACAGTACTGCTGGGACCAGAACAACTACATCAATGTGATGGTATATGCCTTCAAGAAGACCGATGAAAACAGCACCACGCTGGGCATCAGTCATCTGCCTTACCAGGTAGGCGGCTATCCGCAGATAGATGGTTTGAGCAATGGCAAGAACTATCCGCTGAGCAAACCGGGCAAATTTCCGTATTGCGTTTCGCTCAATTCTATCTATGTAGGAAGGGAAAATGAAGGAACCCGGTATACTACAGATAAGAATCATAAGGGATATACCTACAATACAGCCGACCCGAATGCTACGCTGGCTCACGAACTGGGTCATTATCTGGGGCTCTTCCACAGTTTCTCAGAAAAGACAGTGAAAGACAAATCAGAGGCAGCCGATGATGATGACGACTCAGACTATTGCGATGATACACCGAGCTACAACCGAATAGCATACGGCAAATGGCTGACAGAATATGTCAGTAAAGCACAAGCCATCAAGAAGGATACCACGCTCAGCATGAAAGAGCTTGCCAAACGCACCAACAGCAAGGGTGAGAAATGGCAGGCTGACAATCTGATGGACTACAGCATCTGTTACAGCATGCGATTCACCCCAGAACAGGCAAACCGCATCCGCCAGGTTCTGTATTATTCGCCCCTGATACCGGGTCCGAAGAAGATTCGTCCGAGAACCCGTGCATGGGATGAGATGCCGGAAACAGAAGATGACCTCCCTATCCGATATGCCAAGGAAAAGGCTGTCAGCATCAAGGACATCCGGATACTGAAGGCTGAGAAATAG
- a CDS encoding SPOR domain-containing protein, translating to MKQFVTLLIMILCSTFTANAQNYLDHLKKKEPGKGVVTVNQSKAIDELVNGKQVIPQDDKTKTTPQKKEKEPETQHKQGPDSLKKTEPQHHEATRENAHVNNAQKAENKKEETETPVVDMRKKVMRKSYKVTGYRVQAFAGGNSRNDRLKAEQTGNQLKVHFPEQPVYVHFYSPRWICRMGNFRSLAEAQKMLAKVRSLGYRQACLVKGQITVQY from the coding sequence ATGAAACAATTCGTCACATTATTGATTATGATCCTCTGCTCAACATTCACAGCTAATGCGCAGAACTACCTGGACCATCTCAAAAAGAAGGAACCGGGAAAGGGTGTTGTAACCGTGAACCAAAGTAAGGCGATTGATGAACTGGTAAACGGCAAACAAGTGATTCCACAAGACGACAAGACTAAGACTACCCCACAGAAAAAAGAAAAAGAGCCTGAAACTCAGCACAAGCAGGGTCCTGATTCCCTGAAGAAGACTGAGCCACAGCATCATGAGGCAACCCGAGAGAATGCCCACGTGAACAATGCCCAAAAGGCAGAGAACAAAAAAGAAGAAACAGAAACACCTGTAGTGGATATGCGCAAGAAAGTGATGCGCAAGAGCTATAAGGTTACAGGATATAGAGTACAGGCTTTCGCTGGCGGCAATTCACGTAACGACCGCCTGAAAGCAGAACAGACTGGCAATCAGCTGAAAGTTCATTTCCCTGAACAGCCGGTTTATGTTCATTTCTACTCTCCAAGATGGATTTGCCGAATGGGCAACTTCCGCAGTTTAGCTGAAGCCCAGAAGATGCTTGCCAAGGTTCGCTCCCTGGGATACAGACAGGCATGCCTTGTAAAGGGACAGATTACCGTGCAGTATTAA